In Arachis stenosperma cultivar V10309 chromosome 1, arast.V10309.gnm1.PFL2, whole genome shotgun sequence, one DNA window encodes the following:
- the LOC130960760 gene encoding sodium-dependent phosphate transport protein 1, chloroplastic-like codes for MATRALLSSFSPPPSSSPSSSTSLSRRFPFKHATATTTSLLLFVSHAGRRCSVFRVSGGRDGGGKVWADVRSEKQHHVTEPSRFEDEDDDDVVTARDLDNVVGAGVEGAAWWHVFPKRWVIVILCFSAFLLCNMDRVNMSIAILPMSAEYNWSPSTVGLIQSSFFWGYLLTQIAGGIWADTVGGKQVLGFGVVWWSVATVLTPIAAKLGLPFLLVARAFMGIGEGVAMPAMNNILSKWVPVAERSRSLALVYSGMYLGSVTGLAFSPFLIHQFGWPSVFYSFGSLGTVWFSVWLSKAYSSPLDDPELRPEEKKLITTNSVSKEPIKMIPWGLILSKPPVWALIVSHFCHNWGTFILLTWMPTYYNQVLKFNLTESGLFCVLPWLTMAVSANVGGWIADTLVSKGLSVTRVRKIMQTVGFLGPAFFLTQLSHVNSPVMAVLCMTCSQGTDAFSQSGLYSNHQDIAPRYSGILLGLSNTAGVLAGVLGTAATGYILQHGSWDDVFKVSVGLYLVGTVVWNLFSTGEKILE; via the exons ATGGCCACCAGagctcttctttcttctttctcccctcctccttcttcttcaccctcTTCTTCCACTTCACTTTCTCGAAGATTCCCATTCAAGCACGCAACCGCAACAACTACTTCATTGCTGTTGTTTGTGTCGCATGCAGGCCGGAGGTGCTCTGTGTTTAGGGTTTCCGGCGGGAGGGACGGTGGCGGGAAGGTGTGGGCCGATGTGAGGTCGGAGAAGCAGCATCACGTCACTGAGCCTAGCAGGTTCGAGGATGAGGATGATGATGACGTTGTGACGGCACGTGACTTGGATAATGTTGTGGGAGCAGGAGTAGAAGGAGCAGCTTGGTGGCACGTGTTCCCGAAGAGATGGGTCATCGTCATTCTTTGCTTTTCTGCCTTCCTTCTCTGTAACATGGATAGA GTAAATATGAGCATTGCCATTCTTCCAATGTCAGCTGAGTACAATTGGAGCCCCAGCACTGTCGGCTTGATACAATCCTCTTTCTTTTGGGGATACctcctcactcag ATTGCTGGTGGAATATGGGCAGACACAGTAGGGGGAAAGCAGGTGTTAGGATTCGGCGTGGTTTGGTGGTCTGTCGCAACAGTCCTGACTCCTATTGCTGCTAAACTTGGGTTGCCTTTCCTACTTGTTGCTCGTGCATTCATGGGGATCGGTGAG GGTGTTGCTATGCCAGCCATGAATAATATCCTGTCAAAATGGGTTCCTGTGGCAGAGAGAAGCAGGTCACTGGCACTGGTCTACAGCGGCATGTACCTTGGATCGGTCACAGGGTTGGccttttcaccctttttgattCATCAGTTTGGTTGGCCATCGGTGTTTTACTCCTTTGGATCTCTTGGGACAGTTTGGTTTTCTGTGTGGCTTAGTAAG GCATATAGTTCACCTCTTGACGACCCTGAACTGCGTCCTGAAGAAAAGAAGTTGATAACTACTAATAGTGTTTCAAAGGAACCTATTAAAATGATACCTTGGGGATTAATTTTGTCGAAACCACCTGTGTGGGCACTAATCGTATCCCATTTCTGCCATAACTGGGGAACTTTTATTCTTCTTACTTGGATGCCAACATACTATAACCAA GTCTTGAAGTTCAATCTTACAGAATCAGGGCTATTTTGTGTTTTGCCATGGCTTACAATGGCGGTATCTGCAAATGTCGGTGGTTGGATTGCAGACACTCTTGTGAGTAAGGGTTTGTCGGTTACAAGGGTCCGCAAG ATAATGCAAACGGTTGGATTTCTTGGCCCTGCTTTCTTCTTAACACAACTGAGCCATGTTAATTCTCCTGTGATGGCCGTTTTGTGCATGACTTGCAGTCAG GGAACTGATGCGTTCTCTCAGTCCGGTTTGTATTCAAACCATCAAGATATAGCCCCTCGATATTCG GGGATACTGCTTGGTCTGTCTAATACTGCTGGCGTATTGGCTGGTGTACTCGGAACAGCAGCAACAGGTTACATTCTACAGCATG